A portion of the Perognathus longimembris pacificus isolate PPM17 chromosome 20, ASM2315922v1, whole genome shotgun sequence genome contains these proteins:
- the Erf gene encoding ETS domain-containing transcription factor ERF, whose product MKTPADTGFAFPDWAYKPESSPGSRQIQLWHFILELLRKEEYQGVIAWQGDYGEFVIKDPDEVARLWGVRKCKPQMNYDKLSRALRYYYNKRILHKTKGKRFTYKFNFNKLVLVNYPFIDVGLAGGAVPQSAPPVPSGSSHFRFPPSTPSEVLSPTEDPRSPPACSSSSSSLFSAVVARRLGRGSVSDCSDGTSELEEPLGEDPRARPPGPPELGAFRGPPLARLSHDPGVFRVYPRPRGGPEPLSPFPVSPLAGPGSLLPPQLSPALPMTPTHLAYTPSPTLSPMYPSGGGGPSGSAGGSHFSFSPEDMKRYLQAHTQSVYNYHLSPRAFLHYPGLVVPQPQRPDKCPLPPLAPETPPVPSSASSSSSSSSPFKFKLQPPPLGRRQRASGEKAPGGPDKSSSGGMGGTAGGLAEGAGALAPPPPPPQIKVEPISEGESEEVEVTDISDEDEEDGEVFKTPRAPPAPPKPEPGEAPGSAQCMPLKLRFKRRWSEDCRLEGGGGPAGALEDEGEDKKVRGEGPGEAGGPLTPRRVSSDLQHATAQLSLEHRDS is encoded by the exons ATGAAGACCCCGGCGGAcacag GGTTTGCCTTCCCAGATTGGGCCTACAAGCCGGAGTCGTCCCCTGGCTCTCGGCAGATCCAGCTGTGGCACTTTATCCTGGAGCTGCTACGGAAGGAGGAATACCAGGGCGTCATCGCCTGGCAGGGGGACTATGGGGAATTTGTCATCAAGGACCCTGATGAGGTGGCCCGCCTCTGGGGGGTCCGCAAGTGCAAGCCACAGATGAACTATGACAAGCTGAGCCGGGCCCTGCG CTATTATTACAACAAGCGCATTCTGCACAAAACCAAGGGGAAACGGTTCACCTACAAGTTCAACTTCAACAAACTGGTGCTGGTTAATTACCCTTTCATTGATGTGGGGCTGGCTG GGGGTGCAGTGCCACAGAGCGCCCCTCCTGTGCCGTCGGGCAGCAGCCACTTCCGGTTCCCGCCCTCAACGCCCTCTGAGGTGCTGTCCCCCACTGAAGACCCCCGCTCGCCACCGGCCTGCTCTTCGTCCTCATCTTCCCTCTTTTCGGCTGTGGTGGCCCGTCGCCTGGGCCGCGGCTCAGTCAGTGACTGTAGTGATGGCACATCAGAGCTGGAAGAGCCACTGGGGGAGGATCCCCGGGCTcgaccccccggccccccagagcTGGGTGCCTTCCGAGGTCCCCCGCTGGCCCGCCTGTCTCATGACCCTGGTGTCTTCCGTGTCTATCCTCGGCCACGGGGGGGTCCTGAGCCCCTCAGTCCCTTCCCTGTGTCACCTCTTGCTGGGCCTGGCTCCCTGCTACCCCCCCAGCTCTCACCAGCCCTCCCCATGACCCCCACGCACCTGGCCTACACACCCTCACCCACGCTCAGCCCTATGTACCCTAGTGGTGGTgggggccccagtggctcagccGGAGGCTCCCACTTTTCCTTCAGCCCTGAGGACATGAAACGGTACCTACAGGCCCACACCCAAAGCGTCTACAACTACCACCTCAGCCCCCGCGCCTTCCTGCACTACCCTGGGCTGGTGGTACCCCAGCCCCAACGCCCTGACAAGTGTCCACTGCCACCCCTGGCACCTGAGACCCCACCGGTTCCCTCCTCggcctcgtcctcctcctcctcctcttccccattcAAGTTTAAGCTGCAGCCTCCTCCGCTAGGACGCCGCCAGCGGGCATCTGGGGAGAAGGCCCCCGGAGGCCCCGACAAGAGCAGCAGCGGGGGCATGGGTGGCACTGCCGGGGGGTTGGCCGAGGGTGCCGGTGCGCTGGCCCCCCCACCGCCACCACCCCAGATCAAGGTGGAGCCCATCTCAGAAGGCGAGTCGGAGGAGGTGGAGGTGACTGACATAAGCGACGAGGATGAGGAAGATGGGGAGGTGTTTAAGACACCCCGTGCTCCGCCTGCACCCCCCAAGCCGGAGCCTGGCGAGGCGCCTGGGTCAGCCCAATGCATGCCCCTCAAACTGCGCTTCAAGCGGCGCTGGAGTGAAGACTGTCgtctggaggggggcgggggtcctGCAGGGGCCCTTGAGGATGAGGGTGAAGACAAGAAGGTGCGGGGCGAGGGACCTGGGGAAGCTGGGGGGCCTCTCACCCCCAGGAGGGTGAgttctgaccttcagcatgccACAGCTCAGCTCTCTCTGGAACACCGAGATTCCTGA